A window of the Enoplosus armatus isolate fEnoArm2 chromosome 5, fEnoArm2.hap1, whole genome shotgun sequence genome harbors these coding sequences:
- the LOC139285449 gene encoding succinate receptor 1-like, which translates to MEMYYLSPSYGIEFCIGFPGNLLVVLGYIFCLPEWQSCNIYLFNLAVSDLIFLCTLPRLSYLYANDQSETSPSSCVINRYVLHVNLYSSILFMVWLSMDRFLLIKHPTRNHYLLRPRSALIVTGLSWLAVNVEVAPMIALMVQDLQSGNWNRCKDFASLKGDVNALAYSLGLTLTGYILPMIGLCGFSHQIAHLLHVQERALQRRTTSYKRPLRVSASAAAMFLVLYTPYHVLRNVRIASRQGWAGLQLCTRMYIEGVYILTRPLAFLHSVINPVFYFLMGDRFRELLFAKLRKLVRKTEQQRQPA; encoded by the coding sequence ATGGAGATGTACTACCTGTCACCGTCTTATGGCATCGAGTTCTGCATTGGTTTCCCTGGCAACCTTTTGGTTGTACTTGGTTACATATTTTGTTTGCCAGAGTGGCAGAGCTGCAATATTTACCTCTTCAACCTGGCAGTCTCCGACCTTATTTTCCTCTGCACACTGCCACGCCTCTCGTACCTCTATGCAAATGACCAATCAGAGACCAGTCCCTCTTCTTGCGTTATCAACCGCTATGTCCTGCACGTCAACCTTTACTCGTCCATCCTCTTTATGGTTTGGCTTAGCATGGACCGCTTCCTGCTTATAAAACATCCAACACGGAACCACTACCTGCTGAGGCCGCGATCAGCCCTGATTGTGACAGGGCTAAGCTGGCTAGCTGTCAATGTGGAAGTTGCTCCAATGATAGCACTGATGGTCCAGGACCTGCAGAGCGGAAACTGGAATCGCTGCAAGGATTTTGCCAGCCTGAAAGGAGACGTCAATGCATTAGCCTACAGCCTGGGGTTAACTTTGACTGGTTACATTCTCCCTATGATTGGACTTTGCGGTTTCTCCCATCAAATTGCACATCTGCTCCATGTCCAGGAAAGGGCTCTACAGCGCAGGACAACATCGTACAAGCGGCCTCTAAGGGTTTCTGCATCAGCTGCAGCCATGTTTCTGGTTCTCTACACTCCCTACCATGTGCTGAGAAATGTCCGGATAGCATCTCGGCAGGGCTGGGCAGGGCTGCAGCTGTGTACAAGGATGTACATAGAGGGCGTGTACATCTTGACTCGACCATTGGCCTTCTTGCACAGTGTCATCAACCCAGTCTTTTACTTCCTCATGGGTGACAGGTTC